The following proteins come from a genomic window of Mycolicibacterium rufum:
- a CDS encoding pyridoxamine 5'-phosphate oxidase family protein produces MASAAIDIIDNYFTCEFTTIARDGSPQTWPVSPRLLDDGRFLTATSIGLPQKAYNIRRNPRVAMLFSEPTGSGIAKPGAVLIQGDATADDRIVSDVSSEPELASLAQTLFTRQPAGALWSTPLGRRLWWSYYMRILIYVTPRRALYWPTRDFTSQPEELALNEVRRVG; encoded by the coding sequence GTGGCGTCGGCGGCCATCGACATCATCGACAACTACTTCACGTGCGAGTTCACCACGATCGCGCGCGACGGTTCGCCGCAGACCTGGCCCGTCAGTCCCCGGCTCCTCGATGACGGGCGATTCCTGACCGCTACCAGCATCGGACTTCCCCAGAAGGCGTACAACATCCGGCGCAACCCCAGGGTGGCCATGCTGTTCTCGGAGCCGACGGGCAGCGGTATCGCCAAGCCGGGAGCCGTGCTGATCCAGGGCGACGCCACCGCCGACGATCGCATCGTCAGCGACGTCTCCTCAGAACCGGAGCTGGCCTCTCTGGCCCAGACGCTGTTCACCCGGCAGCCGGCAGGCGCGTTGTGGAGCACCCCGCTGGGCCGACGGCTGTGGTGGTCGTATTACATGCGCATTCTCATCTACGTGACGCCCCGTCGTGCGTTGTACTGGCCGACGCGCGACTTCACCTCACAGCCTGAAGAACTCGCTCTGAACGAGGTGCGCCGTGTGGGCTGA